Genomic DNA from Ailuropoda melanoleuca isolate Jingjing unplaced genomic scaffold, ASM200744v2 unplaced-scaffold62904, whole genome shotgun sequence:
TCCTCGACCACGACCTGACCAGGCAGATGCGGCTGCGCGTGGAGAGCCTGAAGCAGCGCGGCGAGAAGCGCCAGGACGGCGAGAAGCTGCTGCGGCCGGCCGAGGCCGTGTACCGCCTGGACTTCGTCCAGCAGGACAGGCTGCAGTTCGAGCGCTGGGACGTGGTGCTGGACA
This window encodes:
- the LOC117800059 gene encoding olfactory marker protein → MAEDAPKQPQLSMPLVLDHDLTRQMRLRVESLKQRGEKRQDGEKLLRPAEAVYRLDFVQQDRLQFERWDVVLDKPGKVTITGTSQNWTPDLTNLMTRQLLDPAAIFWRKEDGDAD